In the genome of Eschrichtius robustus isolate mEscRob2 chromosome 12, mEscRob2.pri, whole genome shotgun sequence, one region contains:
- the CLEC3B gene encoding tetranectin has protein sequence MELWGPYLLLCLFSLLTQVTAETPTSKVKKAANVKKDAVSPKMLEELKTQLDSLAQEVALLKEQQALQTVCLKGTKVHMKCFLALVQAKTFHEASEDCISRGGTLGTPHTGSENDALYEYLSQSVGSEAEVWLGFNDMADEGAWVDMTGGHITYKNWETEITAQPDGGKVENCAALSGAANGKWFDKRCRDNLPYVCQFAIV, from the exons ATGGAGCTTTGGGGGCCCTACTTGCtcctctgcctcttctccctcctgaCCCAGGTCACTGCTGAGACACCTACCTCCAAGGTCAAGAAGGCTGCAAATGTTAAGAAAG ATGCCGTGAGCCCGAAGATGCTTGAGGAGCTCAAGACCCAGCTGGACAGCCTGGCCCAAGAGGTGGCCCTGCTGAAAGAGCAGCAGGCCCTGCAGACGG tctgCCTGAAGGGTACCAAGGTGCACATGAAGTGCTTTCTGGCCCTCGTCCAGGCGAAGACCTTCCACGAGGCGAGCGAGGACTGCATCTCGCGAGGGGGCACCCTGGGCACCCCGCATACGGGCTCCGAGAACGACGCCCTGTACGAGTACCTGAGCCAGAGTGTGGGCAGCGAGGCCGAGGTCTGGCTGGGCTTCAACGACATGGCGGACGAAGGCGCCTGGGTGGACATGACTGGCGGCCATATCACCTACAAGAACTGGGAGACAGAGATCACCGCACAGCCTGACGGCGGCAAGGTCGAGAACTGCGCTGCCCTGTCCGGTGCGGCCAATGGCAAGTGGTTCGACAAGCGCTGCCGGGACAACTTGCCCTACGTCTGCCAGTTCGCCATCGTCTAG